The genomic DNA GTCCCCTCATCCTGCCTgtgcctgggctgggcaggggcccTGCACATAGCAGCCGCTGCTGAGGCTCTCGCCTCCCAGGGGAGGGCCTTCCAGACCCTGGGGTACAGTACACCTGGGGGGCCTGCCCACTGTCTGGGTGCTCTGATCGAGGAGGGGCCGTGGCTGAGGGGCACGCCTGCAGGGAGGTCGTGACTGCTGCTCTTGACACGCCCTCCATGCTGCGTGTGGGGCCTGCCTGAGGGTGGCAGGCTTGTCACTCCTCCTGGGATGTTTCCCCGTTCCATCCAGGAGAGGGTCAGCAGCATCCACCCTGAGGACCTGATGCAGATCGTCAGCCACATGGACTCTCGGGACAAGCATAGGGTGAGGGCCTGCGGCGTGCTCCAGGGTGGCCGGGGGAGGGTGCGGGGCCCTCGCCCAGACGCCTGAGCGCCTCCGGAGTGTCGCGCCTCACAACCTGACGACGCACGTAGGTCTGGCCTTCCAGTGCCTGCCCCACAGCTCAGTGGACAGCCACGCAGGGTGCTGCATGCTGCCGGGGAGCCCTGGAGGGCCGGGTGGGGGCATCCTGGGAGACCCGGGCGGGCCCAGGGGGCCAGTCCAAAAGCCAaccccctcctcctctggccACAGCTCCTTCTGAGGGctctgagggtggggctggggcagcaGCTACGGGCAGGGTCCTCGGGCTCCCTGTGACCTGCTGTGTCCCCACAGTGCCGAGGAGACCTGATTAAGACCTACAGCCTGGAGGCCTACGACAACTGGTTCAACTGCCTCAGCATGCTGGTGGCCACCGAGGTGTGCCGGGTAAGTGCCGTGCGGCGCACACAGCAGCAGGGCCGGCCTCATCTCCTCCCGACCCCACCGTGCCGCCTGGGGCTCTGACCCCTGTACCCCGCAGGGGACGGAACTTTGCAAGTGGAGATAGGAAGCTTTTATTGCCAGGGCCTTGGGAGCGCCAACCCCCAACAGTAATGCCTTAAATTACAACAGAGACCCATCCGGGGAGGCAGCCTGTGCCCAGCATGGCCTGTCAGCTCATCTGGGTCTCCCTTGGTCCTCTCAGCCTGCCCCTGCAGCCTGCAAGGATCCCTCCACCCCCGGCCTGACAGCTCTGAGGGCCCAGGGCAGCTCCCTGCTGGGgaggcccctccctgggcccaggGCACTGCCCTTTGGGGGCTGGTGTGGTAGGGGATGACCCCTGGTGGGGACCGTGCTGAGCAGTCTGGCTGCCCTCCAGGTGGTGAAGAAGAAGCATCGGACTCGCATGCTGGAGTTCTTCATCGATGTGGCCCGAGAGTGCTTCAACATCGGGAATTTCAACTCCATGATGGCCATCATCTGTGAGTGTGTGGGCCCCAGGGGCTCCCCCTCCAGCACGGTGTGGCCCATCTCCTCCCGCCCTGACCCTCGCTGTCGCCCCCCCTGCAGCTGGCATGAACCTCAGTCCTGTGGCGAGGCTGAAGAAAACCTGGTCCAAAGTCAAGACGGCCAAGTTCGACGTCTTAGAGGTAGGCACCCTGTCTTGTCCCGAGTCAGCCTGAGGAGGGCTGGGCGTCCCATTACGCTCTGGCCCCTTGCTGAGGGCCTGCTGCCCCAAGTGCCGTCTGATGTTGGGTGTGTCCGCTGACCTGGCCGCGGCGCCCCCAGAAGGCAGGTAGCCCATGCTCTCCTCGGCCCTTGGGCCTTGAGTCAGAACTGGCATCGCCTAAAGCAAAGCTCGGGGGAAAGATCAGCAAGGAGTTTGTCAGCAAAAGCAGGCCAACAGCCCCAGGTTGGGCAGTGCCGACCAAGCAGAGACTGGCCTTTTTCTCATTCGACTTCCATGGTCCCGGACCGTCTGGGGGGCCCAGGGGCTGAGAGGCGAGTCTACAGCCTTGACCAGATGTATTTGATCAGAGAATCCAGTTTTTGCAAGTGTGTGTCTTGTGGAGCTGGTCAGGTTTGGGAGGTGTCCGTGAAAGCACAAGGGCAAAGGAGGGCAAAAGAAGGTTttgaaaggaaggaggggagaccCAGACTtagcagggcagggaggaggtgtgTGTGAGCTTCAAGATTTCTCTACAGCTTGCCCCATGACGCCTGGACCCAAAGCCAGAAAGCCCCGGCCCAGTGCTCAGACACGTGCCTCTGGGCTTCCTTCCCCTGTGCTCACTCCTGGAGAGGCGGCCTCTTCTGGTGACGGTACAGGGCCACCCCGAGCTGTTTCCTGCAAAGAGGCCTCCTGAGCAGCTCTGAGGGGTACAGGGGGAGCAGTGCCCACCATATCCTCCCGTCTGCCCACAGCACCACATGGACCCATCCAGCAACTTCTGCAACTACCGCACAGCCCTGCAGGGGGCCACACAGAGATCCCAGATGGCCAACAGCAGCCGGGAGAAGATCGTCATCCCTGTGTTCAACCTCTTCGTTAAGGACATCTACTTCCTGCACAAAATCCACACCAACCACCTGCCCAATGGACACATTAACTTCAAGGTCAGCTCAGCCCCCTTGTGGTCTGAGGGGAGGGGGCCAGGCTGTCCCAGCACAGGGTAGGGCAGACTTCCTGGCCTTGCTTTAGGACAGGCAGAGTCCGTCTGTGCCATGAGAACTGCCAGGCCGAGGCCCTGTGGCAGAAGGGCCTTTTAGGACTGAAGGCTCCAGGGTGGGTCATGGGTGCCGTGACCTCAAGGTATGGCCCCAGTTCTGGGTGAATGATCTGGTTACAGTGCTAGGAGCCCGAGGGCCCCAGAGTGAGATCCTGGGGTGTTCTGGTTGGTGGTGCTGTGCTGGGTGTGGCTGGGACGCCTGCCTCAGCCTGGAGTGACTGCACAGCAGTCAGGGGTCGTGCACAGCAGAAGCACAGACCTGGCTGCAGCCCAGTGGCTCAGGCAGAGGGCAGGACTGAATGGCCTTGGGGACACCGGCTGGAATTCCACGGCTACGGAATCAGCTTTGTAGGGCCACCGTCCAGTCTCTCTGGGACCAGGGAAATGATCAGCCGACCAAAGCCAGAGCCTACGTCCCCTGCCCTAACCAGGGTTTTCAAGCTTAAGGTGACAAATGAACATCCAGTTGGTCTTCTGCCCCTTCAGAAATTTTGGGACATCTCCAGACAGATCCATGAGTTCATGACATGGACACAGGTAGAGTGTCCCTTCGAGAAGGACAAGAAGATTCAGAGTTACCTGCTGACGGCTCCCATCTACAGCGAGGAAGGTGAGGTCCACCTCTGCACACTGTAGAGGTCACCCTGACTCGTGCAGGGTGCCCTCCCAGGGTTGTTATTCCCCATGGGGAAGCTCAGCTCGCAGGGGTGAGTGCATGAGGGTGGGCCATGGGTGGATGGCAGGTGAAGGATAAGGACAAGAAAAGATCAGGCTCCCGAGGCCACTTGAGAGAGCCAGTACGTGGTTGGGCCAGTGCTGCAGAACCAGGAAACGTCTGAGTCCCCAGGCAGGTTGCCAGGAACCCCATGCAGCAGAGGCCTGTGGACCAGCCGAGGCCCGAAGTTGCTGCCCCCTTGGTTTAGGAGTTTGTTCCCGGGCCTCCCTCCACCCTGGgagggagagtttgagaagggatAACCGGGGTGGGAGGCAGACTGACCGGGTGTGGACATGGCTTCTGTGGGGCTTCTCGTCTCTCAGCTCTCTTCATCGCCTCCTTCGAAAGTGAAGGTCCCGAGAACCACATGGAAAAGGACAGCTGGAAGACCCTCAGGTAGGAGAACTCCAGCAGCAGTCCGGTGAGCCCCCAAGACCAGCCCCATACCAGAGTCTACAAGGAAGGGAAAGGACGGGGTGGGGGTAGGCATGATGGGTCTGCCCTTTTGAAAGGCGGCCGAGGGCACCTCTCTGCAGACGGGGGAGAGGAAGGCATCCCCGGTACAGGCTGAGGACTTGGGGTTTGAACATGCCTGACCCCTCCCTCAATGGGCGGTTCTAGGCAGCTGGGCCTTCCCCTAGTAGCACAAGCCTGCCCTCTGCTTGCTCAGGGGAAGGGCCTGCCGGCCGCCTGACCACTTCCTCGTTCCCTGCTCACCTTTAGGACCACTCTCCTTAACAGAGCTTGAAGGCATGGATGCAGCCTGCAGACGCTGGGATTAAGCACACCTACGTACTGAGTTTTAATCTTGAGTGATAATGGGCTGAGATGAGGCCTCACTGGTTGGGGTCCATTTTGTACATAACtaacttttatgaaaaaaaaagcaattatttcaTGCATCAACCTTTGGCACTTAAAGCTTTTTGTTTATGACAGGGCAGGGCCCTgctttggggaggggtggggaaagagTATCATGGGAGATGGCATCCATGATAACATCTTATTCTAATGAAatgtagatttttattttctacttttgatTATTAACAAACATCTtacaaaaaaatacttaaaaaaacccaaccaaaacCAACGTGAGCCCTGCCTCCTGTCCAGCCAGTGTCTCTGATGTCGGGGTGAGTGCCTTAGAGGGTTCTGGCGGGCCCGTTCTCGCCTGCAGCCAGTGCCGCTGGAGGCACCGGGGAAGCTCTGCCCTCAAAGCGCAGGCCCACAAGGTTCTGGCAAGAAGGGCTCGGGTGGCCCGGAGGTCTCATTTGCATACTTCCAGAAGTGAACCTTGAATACGGGCTTTCCaaagtttacattttcattttcctttatcagGGATttatgggggttggggggagggcagggggacaCCTGGCAGCATATTTTCTGTTGGAAGATGTCTGGCATATTGTTCTTCACGTACattttaggaaaagagaaaatctaaaataACGTAAGGAGGGAGTCATGGAATTGTCCGTTTTCCAGGCTGTAACTTTGACACACTTACTTAGCTGTAATGAAGCGAATACAAAGTACAATTAAGGATGGGGACGTATAAAGCCATCTTGAAACTCAAGTACAAAGTCAAAAGAAGCAACTTACTTACAAATCAGTATCCTCCTTCCCTCTGGGTGGGGGATTGGGCTCCCCTAAAAGAATGTGAAACATGGAAGGTTAGCCAGGCCAGTACCTGCTGGAGCCCACTCACGTAAAGCTGCCCAACATTTGGAGGTATTTTCCACACCCGAACTCGAGGAGTACTCTCCATTTTCTGACTTCCCGGCCATGGGACAGTGACAGCCCTGCTCCCTCCAAGGCCAGAAATGGGCAATCCATGCTGACTCTATCTCCCTCATGGCGGGGCTGTCATTCCATCCAAGCAGATTTGGAACTACTCACCCTGTTTCTCTCCACATGGCTGGCTTCCGCCGGAGCCTCCAGCTGGCAGGCCTGGGTAAGGACAGTTAGTTGCTAATTCCCAAAACTCCTAGGAGAGCCTGGAGATGTGAAGGCGAGGCCTCAGGGGGAGGTGGCTCCATGATCCGCTGCTGATGTTGCCCTCAGCCCAGGTTGGAGCAAGGATATTTACACTGTATTGTCACAGTGTTTTTGCACTTTCCAGACGTTCTAGATAGTACATATTGTATATTGACAGTACATATTGCTTTATGTATTTGAGATAAAGAAAGGTTTAAAACTTGAGAATATATATTTGGAATACGTTAGAACCTTTTCTGTCCATGTGTTAAGGAGCTTTCACATCTGTGTGCGCTTCACTTGGTCATCAGTTCTAGTACCGACCTGACACAGTGCTACATTTGCTACTTTATTTTCCCAATTTGATACATACCCTATGATGTTTTGGTATTTCGAGATGAACTCTGCGTATAAAGCTGTACTTTATAATAATAAAGGATGTCAACTGTTGGTGTGACTGGACGTACTTGCATCAATAAAAGAACATGTTGCTCCCCTCGTGTGCCCGTTCTCTGTGCGCGGTTCTGTGTTGGCAGGAGGCGTGGGGATGCCCGGGCCAGGGGGGGGGACAAGACTGCCAGGGCCACCACGGGCCTTTCAGAGATGGAGCAAGCAGCTCTCACCTCCACATTCTGACAAAGGGCTTTTCAAATAaacactgcaaaacaaaacaaagctgtaTAAGAGGCATGTTCTCTGCTGCTTTCCTCAAGGAAAGATCCAGAAGGATATCACTAGCAGCTTGAATTACATGGCCATGTCAGTTCAGGAAGCCTACCTTAAACGACTCTCAAGGTTCCTTTACTGCAGGGACTAACAAGAACCTTCAGTGTCCACGGGTGCTGTGAGTCTCTCCGGGGGCTGGGGACATTGGGGAGTGCCTGCCGACGTCTTTCTGCTGCGTGGTTCTCCTTCCGTTTCAATGGGTCATGCTCAGGAGCACTAAATAAAAGGGATTTGTGGAGGGGCACACGAGAGCTTGTGGCACTGAAGGAAAAGAACTCAGACACTGCTCTTCTCTGGCCTGTCTCCCACTGCCACCCTGTCACCAGTGCCCAGGCTGGATGAGGTCTGCCCACGACAGCTCGCCAGACCTGACTCTGCTCCTCCAGGGCCAACTCAGCCCGTTCGAGCAGCAGCGCCCAGCAGAACACTTTCTGTGCTGAGGGGGTATTCTCTACTGCATCACCCAGTGCAGTGCTGCTAGATACACAGAGGGACTGAGccctgaaatgtggccagtgcgACTGAAGCACAGAACTTCTAACCTTACGTACGTTTAAATAGCTAGTGGACAGAAGGCGGGGCCTGCGGGGCCTTGTCACCTGCCGCTGCTCCACATGCCTTGCGGAGTaacagcacacagtaggtgctcaggtgTTTGTGGAGCAAACGAGGACCCCTGTGAGGATGCCTAAGTGACTTTTAGGTAAGTGACAACACTTTTTAGGTCCTTCCATGTAAGGGCCTCCTTACTTTCTTGGTAAAGTTACTTTTGCAAGTTTCTACCTACCTCAGCTGAAGAAGGAGCAGCACATCATCTGGTCTGCATCTTGGATGCGGAGCTGGGAGCAGGACGCGAGCTGGCTTGGCTCGGCACGGCCCTGTCCTTCACCCATGGGTGGTCCCTCCAGGCAGTGCTTCTCAAGGTGTGGGTCCCAgcctggcagcagcagcagcaacactgGGAACTTGTCTGAGATGTTCTCAGGGCCCCTGCGCAGACCTGCTGAATGGGAAACCTGGGAGCGGGGAGCCCAGGCAAGTTGGAGAAGCTCTCCTGGTGGGTAGGGTTCTGCAGGACATGGTTCCTGCCCATGTCCCACCTCTCCCAGGGGCACGCTGCTGCTCGGGCACTAGACTCACATGCTGTGCACGTGCACCTCCTCCAGTACACTTGCCACCCCGTTCTCCCACACACGTTCTCTGAGCCTCCTTACATCTTCCTGGTGCGTGGCGCTCGTGCTCCTCTGGCCTTGCCCCACCATCCACACCACACACTGTCGGCATCCGTCTCACGCACTAGGGCCTCAGCTCTTTCTGTGTAGAAGCCTCTTGGCGTGTAGCCGTGTGGCCGGCGACCAGTGCAGTGTGCAGCTCCTAACGCCATGGGATGACCGAGGGTTACCACCTTTCACTTTACACACACGTTTCAGGGACAAACCTGTTAAAAGCATCAGATGTGACAGGAAGATAAGCTAAGAATCTCTACTAAGGCCACAGAGACTTCTGTGACAAAACTAAGATTTTTATACACCTATCACACCTACACATTTGTAAAACGTGTCACGTTCCTCAGGGAGGCAAGACAGGGTAAGTGGAAGAGCAAGGAATCGAGAGCTAAACTCTTTGGATTTGAGTCCTAGTTTCCAGTTCCCAGCTGGGTACCCTTGGACAAGTTGTCTGCCTTTTTAAGCCTCCATTTTCCCATGATTAAAATGGAATTACAATACTCTTGATCTCAGGGGTTGTTGTAATGTTATATGGCAGAATGTGCAATGCCTCCTGCATTAGAAGTGGTGTTAGCTGTGTACCAGCAGTGGCACGCCTGATGAAACTGAATGCCACTTCTCCCACAGAGAGAGGAATCTTCTGGGAAAAGTGAGGCAAAGGATTATTAAGTGCCATTCTCAAAGGAACAACTCAAGTCCTGGTCAATACAAATATATTCTAACATTACCAAAGAATCATTTAAGTGTCAAATATAACCAACATATAAACATATGAGAAGAGggcttcccctggtggcacagtggttgagaatctccctgtcaatgcagggaacatgggttcaaggcctggtctgggaagatcccacatgccgcagagcaactaagcccatacgccacaactattgagcctgagctctagagcccgcgagccacaactactgagcctccgtgccacagctactgaagcccgcgcacccagagcccgtgctccacaagagaagccaccgcaatgagaagcccatgcaccgcaacgaagagtagcccccgctcgccacaattagagagaaagcccatgcatagcaacaaagacccaacgcagccaaaaataaaaataaatttaaaaaaaacaaaactaaaaatcttaaaaaaaaaatagaagaaattcaTGCGAAGTTGGGATCCAAAACTACTTTCTAAATGAAAAACTTACTATCCACCTATAGGCTGGTAACCTTAGATCATGCCAACATAATTTCTATCTTTATTCTCAAAAAGGCATTCATGATGCTAGGAGGAAGGTGGAGGGCTGCTGCTCAAACCCCACATGCTTCTATCTCAGCATACCCAGGACTCTCAGGTATGGATCTTCAGCAACAATGTTAAGGG from Phocoena phocoena chromosome 16, mPhoPho1.1, whole genome shotgun sequence includes the following:
- the RASGEF1A gene encoding ras-GEF domain-containing family member 1A isoform X2 — translated: MPQTSVVFSSILGPSCSGQVQPGMGERGGGAGSSGDLVFQDGRLISGSLEALMEHLVPTVDYYPDRTYIFTFLLSSRVFIPPHDLLARVGQICLEQRQQLEAGSDKARLKSFSAKIVQLLKEWTEAFPYDFQDEKAMAELKAITHRVTQCDEENGTVKKAIAQMTQSLLLSLAARSQLQELREKLRSPAMDKGPILKAKPPAAQKDILGVCCDPLVLAQQLTHIELERVSSIHPEDLMQIVSHMDSRDKHRCRGDLIKTYSLEAYDNWFNCLSMLVATEVCRVVKKKHRTRMLEFFIDVARECFNIGNFNSMMAIISGMNLSPVARLKKTWSKVKTAKFDVLEHHMDPSSNFCNYRTALQGATQRSQMANSSREKIVIPVFNLFVKDIYFLHKIHTNHLPNGHINFKKFWDISRQIHEFMTWTQVECPFEKDKKIQSYLLTAPIYSEEALFIASFESEGPENHMEKDSWKTLRTTLLNRA
- the RASGEF1A gene encoding ras-GEF domain-containing family member 1A isoform X1, producing the protein MFLEPQETMPQTSVVFSSILGPSCSGQVQPGMGERGGGAGSSGDLVFQDGRLISGSLEALMEHLVPTVDYYPDRTYIFTFLLSSRVFIPPHDLLARVGQICLEQRQQLEAGSDKARLKSFSAKIVQLLKEWTEAFPYDFQDEKAMAELKAITHRVTQCDEENGTVKKAIAQMTQSLLLSLAARSQLQELREKLRSPAMDKGPILKAKPPAAQKDILGVCCDPLVLAQQLTHIELERVSSIHPEDLMQIVSHMDSRDKHRCRGDLIKTYSLEAYDNWFNCLSMLVATEVCRVVKKKHRTRMLEFFIDVARECFNIGNFNSMMAIISGMNLSPVARLKKTWSKVKTAKFDVLEHHMDPSSNFCNYRTALQGATQRSQMANSSREKIVIPVFNLFVKDIYFLHKIHTNHLPNGHINFKKFWDISRQIHEFMTWTQVECPFEKDKKIQSYLLTAPIYSEEALFIASFESEGPENHMEKDSWKTLRTTLLNRA